A window of the Ipomoea triloba cultivar NCNSP0323 chromosome 14, ASM357664v1 genome harbors these coding sequences:
- the LOC116004936 gene encoding xanthohumol 4-O-methyltransferase-like, giving the protein MEKVMGESYDEKCMLHGQALVWKYMLHFIDSMALKAAVDLRIPDIIHSHAAAHPITLSQIAAAIDDSPSPDTTTLSRILRLLVRRKIFTSAVRPSDGATVYGQTPASRWLLRDTAELSMAPMLLFQTHPLSMAPFHCFSRCVREGGFAFPKAHGKGIFEMAAGDAEFNKMFNDGMRSMTEIISKAIVSGYGGDGFGSVGSVVDVGGGTGAAVAEIVKAFPHIKGINFDLPHVVATAPDYQGVSHVGGDMFVSIPPAQAIFIKWVLHDWGDEECVKILKNCREALPEKSGKLIIVDAVLKPEPEPEGDLIFGDISYVTDLLMVAHSTGGKERTEEEWKRLLMEGGFPNYNIIHNIAVASIIEAYSQ; this is encoded by the exons ATGGAAAAAGTAATGGGTGAAAGTTATGATGAAAAGTGTATGCTCCATGGCCAAGCACTAGTGTGGAAGTATATGCTCCACTTCATTGACTCTATGGCTCTAAAAGCCGCCGTCGACCTCCGCATACCGGACATCATACACTCTCACGCCGCCGCCCACCCCATCACACTCTCCCAAATCGCCGCCGCCATCGACGACTCTCCTTCCCCGGACACCACCACCCTTTCTCGAATCCTCCGGCTACTTGTCCGCCGCAAAATCTTCACCTCCGCCGTCCGACCCAGCGACGGCGCCACCGTGTACGGCCAAACTCCGGCGTCGAGATGGCTTTTGCGTGACACGGCGGAGCTGAGCATGGCCCCCATGCTGCTATTCCAAACCCATCCTCTGTCCATGGCGCCTTTCCATTGCTTCAGTAGGTGCGTGAGGGAAGGCGGATTCGCGTTCCCGAAAGCGCACGGGAAGGGGATTTTCGAAATGGCTGCCGGCGATGCTGAGTTCAACAAGATGTTCAACGACGGTATGCGATCTATGACTGAGATCATTAGCAAGGCAATCGTTTCGGGTTACGGCGGAGACGGGTTTGGCTCCGTTGGGTCTGTGGTGGACGTGGGTGGCGGGACCGGAGCTGCCGTGGCGGAGATCGTGAAGGCGTTTCCCCATATCAAGGGGATTAACTTCGACTTGCCGCATGTTGTCGCCACGGCGCCGGACTATCAAGGTGTTTCTCATGTCGGTGGTGACATGTTTGTGTCCATTCCTCCTGCTCAAGCCATCTTTATTAAG TGGGTGTTGCACGACTGGGGAGACGAAGAGTGCGTGAAGATTCTGAAGAATTGCAGGGAGGCGTTGCCGGAGAAGAGCGGAAAGTTGATAATTGTGGACGCAGTTCTAAAGCCGGAGCCGGAGCCGGAGGGTGATCTCATTTTTGGTGACATAAGTTATGTAACAGATCTTCTCATGGTGGCGCACAGCACTGGAGGAAAGGAAAGGACTGAAGAAGAATGGAAGAGATTGTTAATGGAAGGAGGATTTCCAAACTATAACATCATTCATAATATTGCTGTGGCTTCCATTATTGAGGCCtattctcaataa